A segment of the Halovivax limisalsi genome:
CGCGCCGAACGCGGCCGCGACGCCGTAGGCGATCTCGTCGGCGTACGCGCGCCGGACGTCCCAGGACTGGCTGATGAAGATGCCGTCGTCGCCCAGCCGGTTGACGAGCAGCTCCTCGTCGGTGAACTTGTCGACCGCCCGGACTGGGATCGAACAGCTCGGCATCAGCTGCTCGATCGAATCGACGAGCATCTGCTTGAACGCCATGCTGGCGTCCCCGCCGACCTCGATGCCGTCGTCGCAGAGTCCGTTGAAGCTGACGGCCGTCTCGAAGTCCCGGTCGGCCACCGTCTCGAGGTCCGGGAACGACGCCGGATCGATCAGCCGCGAGGGGACGTGATAGCGGGTAAACGAGCCACCGCCTTTTCGCCAGCCCATCGCCCGCCAGGTGGTGACCTTGGCGACTTCTCCGGCTACGTGGGCCTGCTCGTGGGTCTTCGGTTCGATCTGGCCCCCACTCGGCGCGAGGAAGATCTCGTTCGAGCCGTAGTCCGCGAGATGCTCGACGAAGCCGCCGTTTTTGCGGGCCTCGGTGGCCGATTTGTCGTCGACGACGCTCGCCGAGAGCGTCGCCTCGAACTCCGCGTCGGCCAGCGAGCAGCCGTCGAGGGGCTCCGGGCACTCCTCGTCCTCGACGCCGGGGAACTCCCGTCCCTCGAGGTCGAGTCGGCAGCGACCCTCGCCGCTCATCCGTACGAGGTCGTTCGGCGCCTCCGGTCGCTCCTCGAGGACCGTGTAGATGGCGTACTCGTCGTCCGTCCGACGCACGCGGAGCTGTTGGCCCTCGCTGATACCGAGTTCGTCGAGTACCCGCGGGTCGGCCGACAGTCCCGTCGGTTCCGCGGCCAGGTGATCCTGCCCGAAGGCGAGGTCACAGACCGTGCCCGTGACCTCGTCCTCGGCGTCGACGCTCGACCGGGTGGCAGCCTCGTAGCTGCCCACGGCGACGCCCAGCAAGGCGGGCGTCCCCAGCATACCGGCCAGCATCGCCCGCCTCGATGGTCGAAAGCGATTCGTCCGTCCGTTCGTATCGTTACCTGTCATCGTTGCTGTCTGGTGGAGTGTAACCGTCTCCTGCGGTGGTCGACTGCGGTACGGCGGTCGCACCCGTCCGGATCGCCTAGTCTCCCGTCCCTCTACCACTCTCCCCGTGCCCACCCTCCAACCCGCCGACGTCACGGCCCTCGCGCCGTGACGATGGCCCGTTTCGATTCATCGCTCGAGTCTCCTCGCCCCCGCTCGCCCCGGCCCCTGCCACCACCGGGTCCGCCTCTTCGCCAGCCTCGTCTCCGGTCCGCCGATCGCCGTCGCTCCGTTCCAGCGGCTGGTCCCGTCCCTCGGACTGATCGCTCCGGCCCCGGAACGACTCGCCGACGACGATGAGTTCTTCGACCGACACCTCATCGTCTTCCTCGCTTACGGAGATGGGTGCGGCCAGCGAGCCGCTCGATTCGTGAATCGTCGGCGCCGTCCGCTCCTGACGCGGTGGTTCGACTCGACCGGACACCGCGGCCGGATCGTCGATCTCCTGCTCCTGGCGCGGGGGTTCGGGCCGGTCGTCGATCTCCTCGAACGCCGCGGCCCGTTCCTCGATCTCCTCGTCGAGCGCGCGCATGAACTGGGCGACGGTGTTACCCATCAGGAGGAGCGGCCCGCCGTCCGCGAGCGCCCTCTCGAGCACCGTCCCGGCCATATCGGGATCGTCCGGCTGGACGTCGACCGGGAACGACGCTCGCTTGGCGAACAACTCGGCGTCCTCGCCGACGACGACGGCCCGGTCGATCGCGTCGGCGTCTGCGAGCGCGTCCAGATAGGTGTGGAACGATGCCGTTCGCGCCCGCCTGTCCGGCCGGAGATACAGAAGCGGCGTGACGACGGTGCCGTCGGGGGTGAGCGCCCGCCGGATCATCTCCGTGCTCTCGACGTCGTTGACCGACGCCGCGTTGAACACCCGCCCGCGCGGGAGTTCGGTCCACTCGACGCGGTACTCGTCGAGCAAGGACTCCCGCAGGGGGTCAGCGAGCGGCGCTTCGTCGATGGCACGCAGCACCTCGTCGATCCCGTAGACGACCTCGGCTCCGGGGATCGATCGATGGGCCTCGGGTACGTCGACGTGGCTGACGGTCGCACCGACGCACTCGAGTTCGCGTTCGAGGTACGCCCGCAGGTCGGGGTCGCGTTCGCCGTTGACGACGTGCGTGCCGGCCGGCACCGCCCGGGCGAACGACCGGGCGATGGCACCCCGATCGCGCCCGAGCGTGTCGCGGTGGTCCTGCCGAACGTTGGTGATCACGAAGACGTCCGGCCGACCGAACGTCTCGTTCATCAGACGGGTGGTGTAGTCGGTGATCCCCTGGTTTTCGAGGACGAGCGCGTCGGCGGGTTCGTACGCTTCGAGCTCGCGCGCGTTCTCGTAGAGGGTGACGCGCTCGCCGCGTTCGATTTCGTGTTCCTCGCCCTCGTAGAGCGAGAGCGGATGGTTGCCGGTGATCTTCGCGTACGCGTCGTACCCGCGACTGTCGAGTACCTCGTAGATCCGCCGTGTCATCCCCGACTTCCCGCGCGTGCCCGAGACGACGATCTTGACGTCGATCTCCTGAAGGCGCCGTCGGTGGGCCAGCCCTGGCTGGAACTGCTCGAGCGAATATCCCTGCAATCGCTCTCGGACGGTCGATACGACCTTCGTCGCTCGATCGATGGCGTTGCGTGTCATGGTGTTTGGCTCCGTGTACCCGTCGTGTCGATTGCTCGCCGGATGGTCGGTGGCGTGAGCCGTTCGAGCCGAATGAGGGCAAGCGCGCCGGCCGCGAGCCCGGCGAGGCAGAGGCCGACGGAGGCGATCGACGGCTCGGAGAGAGCACCGTCCGGCGACGGCTGGACGAAGAACCGGAGCCACCCCAGCACCGAGACGAAGAGCGCCGTCGAGAGCGCGACCGAGGCCGGCCGGTGGGCGGACGGAACCCGGTGGAGATTGTAGGCCCCGATGCCGGTCAGCACCCCGGTGAAGAACAGGTGGATACCCGGAGCGAGCGGGGCGACGATCGCCACCGGCAGAATCGAAAGCAGCCCGACGACGATCGAGAGCCCCAGCAGAACCCGCCCGTACAGCAGCGTTCGCCGGTGGATCGTCGTTATCGTCGCGTAGACGATCGCCGTCCCCGCGACGTAGAGCGGGACGACCATCGCCGATTGCAGCGAAAAGAGCGCGAGCAGGGGCATCGCGATGATGCCGGCCAACCTGACGCCGTAACGGTGGTAGGCCCCTTCCGTCGCCGCGATTCCGACGGCGAATGCGGCAAAGAGGACGGTCGGCGGCGTCTCGAGCCCGGCCTCGATGTCGGCGATCGTCGCCCGGCGGAGGGCTGCGACGTCTGCCTCGGGTGTGAACAGGAAGGGCGGGACGATCCGGCCGAGGTGCGGTGCGAAGGAGATGTTGATGAGGGCGGCGCCGAGCGCGACGAGCCCGACGAAGGCGGCCACGCTCGCGATCAAATCGTCGATCCGATCGGTCCGGTCGTCGAGCTGGTGAAAGTTGTACGCGGCGACGCCCGGCATGATGCTGCCCATCACCGTGAGCGACGACAGCTCGACCGAGACGAGGCCGATGGCGGAGAGCACCCCGTAGAGGAGGAGCGGAACCGCGGCCCCGATCGCCATGGCCGCGAGTAGCAGTTGGCGGCCGAAACAGAACGTGCGACGTCTGAGTATTCCGACGCCGATGTACGCGGCTACGCCCGCCACGACGAACACCGGGATCGCCAGCAAGTCGTAGAGCGTGTAGACGGCAAACAGGGGGACCGCGAGGACGCCCGAGAGACGCAGCCCGTACCACTGGACGACCGCGATCCCCATCGTGAGGCCGATGATGGCGAGGATGAGTGCGACGATCATCGTACACGATCCGGTCCGCTCGTTCGGGCGTCTGGCGAGCGTGTCGACCATCCCGGTTTCGAAGACGCGATACGCCGGTCACTGTTTGCCACCTCGCGACTAGTGCTGTGACGGTGGCGGAGACGCGCCGGAAGGGACGTCGCCGACACTCGTCGGTGACGGAAGGCGGGCGGGAAACCGTGATGCGCCCGCGATGGGGACAACCCCGGCTCAGGGGAGATGGGAGTCATGCGCCCGGAAATTCATATTACTTGCTTATAGCTTTAACTAAAGAGATATTAAAATAATATAATAGGGTCAGGTCCATATGTATTATGCGGGAATATGAGATTGACATCCAGTATCATGCAATGATATTATAATAACTAATTAACTGAAACAAAGAGCGTAGAATACCATTGATAGTGTACATTCTCACTCTCCTATTTTACAAAATGATGGTCAGTTTGGATCGGATTTAGGTAGGTGGCGCTCGTAGTCCCGATCACAGACACGTCGCCTCATGTTCCCGGCACTCTCGATCGGAACGGTGAAGCGGTCGATCGCGCTCCTGGCCGTCGTCGGCATCGTCGTCGGTGCCGGGTTCGTCGTGGGGCAGGCCCCGGCCCTGTTCGGGGCCGAGGTCACCGAGGACCCGTACGCCTCGATCTCGTTCCCGGACCAGGACGGAAACGGTAGCGTCGTCACCGTCGAGTCCGTTACGCTTTCGGAAGGTGGCTACGTCGTCATCACGGACGAACGCGACACGGTCGTCGGCGTCTCCGACAGGCTGAGCGCCGGCGAGCACGCTAACGTGACCGTTTCGCAGGCCGACGACGTCGACCGGGAACTCGTCGGTCGCCTCACGGCCACGGTGTATCGGGATCGGACGGACGAGGCCGGGTTCGACAGGGATCCGGACGAGGGACAGGGCGATCGCCCCTACATCGTCGACGGCTACCCGGTCTCGGAGACGGCGACGGTGACCGATCCCGACCGCGACGCGACGGCCGCCGACTCGTTCGCTATCCGGTCGCTATCGGCCCCCGAACGGGCGACCACCAACGGGACGATCAACGTCTCGGCCAACGTCACGAACCCGACGGGCGAGCAACTTCGCCAGTCCGTCGAACTGCGCCTCGGCGGCGACCTCTTCGGCCGCCAGGTGTTCGCGCTCGACCCGGAGGAAACCCGCGAAGTGACGTTCGAGGTCGACCCCCGAAACGTCGCGCCGGGCAACTACACGCTGGGGGTCTACACCGCCACCGGCGGCGAGCTCTCCGCCATCGAAATCGTCTACGACGGGCCCCCGCGGCTTTCGATCCTGTCGGCCAACGAGTCGGCGATGACGGTCGACGTCGGGGTGCCCGACGGCGGGTTCGTCGCCGTCGTCCCGTCGAACGAATCCGTCGACGCGGCGAACGTCTCGGCGAACGAAAGCGGGTGGGCCGACGTGACGGACGAATCGGTCCTCGCGACGAGCGAGGAACTCGAACCGGGACTGCACGAGGGCGTCGAAATCGAGTACGACCTCGACGGGCTGGCGAACGGATCGACGAACGGTTCGACGGACGGGCGGGCGAACGAGACCGCGGATGACGCGCGGTCCCTGACGGCGATCGTCTACGCGGGGACCCCCGACGATCTCGACGCCGCCACGCCGTACGATCGATCGGGCCATCTCGTCGCCGAAACCGTCGCCCTCCGCGAGGCCGACGAGTAGGCCTCGTTCGCCACCGATCCCGGCCGCGCTCGCCACCGATCCGGGCCTCGTTCGCCACCGGTACGACCGCCGGCGGTGAGCGGTCGGGCTGCCACGTCGACCAACCGA
Coding sequences within it:
- a CDS encoding Mur ligase family protein; the protein is MTRNAIDRATKVVSTVRERLQGYSLEQFQPGLAHRRRLQEIDVKIVVSGTRGKSGMTRRIYEVLDSRGYDAYAKITGNHPLSLYEGEEHEIERGERVTLYENARELEAYEPADALVLENQGITDYTTRLMNETFGRPDVFVITNVRQDHRDTLGRDRGAIARSFARAVPAGTHVVNGERDPDLRAYLERELECVGATVSHVDVPEAHRSIPGAEVVYGIDEVLRAIDEAPLADPLRESLLDEYRVEWTELPRGRVFNAASVNDVESTEMIRRALTPDGTVVTPLLYLRPDRRARTASFHTYLDALADADAIDRAVVVGEDAELFAKRASFPVDVQPDDPDMAGTVLERALADGGPLLLMGNTVAQFMRALDEEIEERAAAFEEIDDRPEPPRQEQEIDDPAAVSGRVEPPRQERTAPTIHESSGSLAAPISVSEEDDEVSVEELIVVGESFRGRSDQSEGRDQPLERSDGDRRTGDEAGEEADPVVAGAGASGGEETRAMNRNGPSSRREGRDVGGLEGGHGESGRGTGD
- a CDS encoding poly-gamma-glutamate biosynthesis protein PgsC/CapC; the encoded protein is MVDTLARRPNERTGSCTMIVALILAIIGLTMGIAVVQWYGLRLSGVLAVPLFAVYTLYDLLAIPVFVVAGVAAYIGVGILRRRTFCFGRQLLLAAMAIGAAVPLLLYGVLSAIGLVSVELSSLTVMGSIMPGVAAYNFHQLDDRTDRIDDLIASVAAFVGLVALGAALINISFAPHLGRIVPPFLFTPEADVAALRRATIADIEAGLETPPTVLFAAFAVGIAATEGAYHRYGVRLAGIIAMPLLALFSLQSAMVVPLYVAGTAIVYATITTIHRRTLLYGRVLLGLSIVVGLLSILPVAIVAPLAPGIHLFFTGVLTGIGAYNLHRVPSAHRPASVALSTALFVSVLGWLRFFVQPSPDGALSEPSIASVGLCLAGLAAGALALIRLERLTPPTIRRAIDTTGTRSQTP
- a CDS encoding DUF7282 domain-containing protein, which produces MKRSIALLAVVGIVVGAGFVVGQAPALFGAEVTEDPYASISFPDQDGNGSVVTVESVTLSEGGYVVITDERDTVVGVSDRLSAGEHANVTVSQADDVDRELVGRLTATVYRDRTDEAGFDRDPDEGQGDRPYIVDGYPVSETATVTDPDRDATAADSFAIRSLSAPERATTNGTINVSANVTNPTGEQLRQSVELRLGGDLFGRQVFALDPEETREVTFEVDPRNVAPGNYTLGVYTATGGELSAIEIVYDGPPRLSILSANESAMTVDVGVPDGGFVAVVPSNESVDAANVSANESGWADVTDESVLATSEELEPGLHEGVEIEYDLDGLANGSTNGSTDGRANETADDARSLTAIVYAGTPDDLDAATPYDRSGHLVAETVALREADE